Within Trichoderma atroviride chromosome 2, complete sequence, the genomic segment TCCCTGAACCAGCCGGCAGCTCGTGAGCCTCGCCCTCGGGATGAAGCTGCAATATCGGGTGGTTAGCAGCAGCCCCTCTTCTTGCATTAAAACTTGATATTATAAGGTGGTCATTTGCGAGAGCCAACTTACAGCAGTACCAGATGATCTTATGGAGTCCAGACGCTTTAAAAAGGCTGTATAGCGTCGGTATCGTTGGGTACAAGCTTTGTGCAGGCAAATTGATAGATCCGCGTATTGAACCTCCCTAAAGAACAACATTACAATTTATTTAATCAGTAACGCAAACTTCAATATCTAACTGCATGATTCTAGATCGGTGGAGTAATATTGCAGGCTGCAGAAGAAAAACGAACCTCGTAATCTGTGCGACGAAGGTCAATAAGAAGAAAGTCTTTGGCAGCGACACTCTCGCTATCTTTCATCATTTGCAACACTGCATCGCGTGTTATAGACTTCAGTTCCACGTCACGAGGAGGCGGGTATACAGAGTGCCAAGGAGCTATGGCGACCAGGTTACCAGAAGCCATTTTCTGAGATAAGCTGCGGATGCCGAGGATTTTGTGAGTTATGAAACCTCTGTTGACGAAAGCTTCAAGTTGGAGTGGCATTAGCAGTAGTTTCATCCTTTTAATCCAAAAGTTAACCGGTGCTCAACCTGAAAAGGTCAGTCAGAGTTGATATTTGTTTGGGCCGAGATGGTGGGAGGAGTGTGTCATACCTTTAATGTGATTGGAGGAACCCACAGTACCTAGCTGAGCCATGCGTAACCAGGTACGGAGTAAAGAAATAGTATTAGAGTATATCCACAGGTTATGTTAGAATATTCTGCTCTTTCCAAGGCATTTATCGCTAGTCTCGTATTATTCATACTATTTGGTGATGAGCGAGTATCTTATAGTCGGAGCATTGCATATGCATATGCAGTCGGCAAAAACCAAAACTTGATCCTTGGGAAGACAAAATACGAAGTTATGCTTTGTAACTTCTTGCCTGCCAACCTTCAACCAACAATTCCAGGATGTCAGGCAAATAGTCAACTCTTACAAGTCCATTTAatatgcatgtatatatatgataGCGAAATATTAATTGGCTTCATGGGCGAAAGAGTGAGAATCCAGCATCTCCGTAGGCGGGAAGACAACCTGCAGTGGCGCCTCAAAATCTACCATCTCGACGTAGACGCCAGTAATATGGATCCGAAATAACAACGAGTAACTCCGAGCAACATGTTTGGTGCAGAAGGTGGCCTGTAGCCTATACTTTGGGCTGATAGAAAAGCGCAACGATGAGATCCATGCCGCCACTTTGTCAGACTGTGATTTGTCTGAGGGCCCATTTCCGTTCTGATATCCAAGAGTGGGCACGTAAGTCCATTCGAGATTCTCTAATTTCCACTTTCCAGCCTTACGGACGTCGTTGTAGAGCCTCAGGAGCTCACTATCAGTGAGATGAGTCTGGTTACGGAAGCAAGGGATGTCCTTCGCCGAGTAGAATGTTTTAGATCGCAGTACGCGCCCAACCTTGAGAGATATATTGTGCAAATACTGAGCATCGATCGATGCGCGTGTCAAATTCACATGCACTCTGCAGCTAGTCGAGGGAGCGAGCAATGCCGAAGTATAAGCAAGCGTATTTGGTTCTTCAGTGATAACATTCAGTTTTCCTAGGTGGCGCCGCAGAAATGCTTCCATATGGGCCTCCGGAGAGGTTAGCACATAAGTAACACCTTCAAAAAAGCGGAAGCAAAGGCCTTCAATTCTTCTACTCTGATCATCCAAACAAGGTAGACTTTAATCATCATAGAAGATCATGGCCGTACGTAAGCAGGCAAACTCTCCGAGGAGGAGCTCGATGTCTAGGCCGGTTTCTTAATGTACTATAAAGaaagctacatgtatgcattacagataataaaagcttaaaaatgGGCTAAAGGAACAAGGCAATTATAAAGGCTAAGAGCTGTTTTATAAGGGCTAACATGCATTATTTTTCCCATCTAATTTATtgctattttattataatcttttattaaagAGTTTGCATCCTTTCGCTGATCTAGGCACTTTTGTAACAGCGATCAGAGACTGCCGGCATACTGGATGGCACACCGTGTTTGACAGCACCAGATTGCCCAACATCTGACTGGTGGTACGAATGGTTGGTTGGCCGTCAACGTAGCAAACCGTGAGGAGCCGTGGCTGAGCTCTACCGGTGCTCAACTCTGAACGATATTGATCCGAGCCCTTAAACAAGAGAACTTTTGCGATAATGGATTCCTACATACGGCACAGATTTACGAGAAGGAGGCAGGAGGCAGGAGGCAGGAATAGGATCAGGAATGCTTGTACTACCTAACAGTCCGTACGACGTCTGAGGTGAGGGAGACTACGAGTGTCTCTTAaataggaagaagaaagtcaCAACTTTACGTCAAACACTAATCTTGGCCAATGGAGACTATGCTGGCTGGATCCCGAGTAAAAATACAGACGGCTGCAACGGGGGAAATATAAATagaagaggagctggtgAATTATAAGTAGCGTCCTACTTCTGCAGGAATAATTGCTAACCAACCACTTTACTCTCGAAAACATCACGTGAACTCAAGTTGCCCTTTATCTGCGGCCAACTACATCTACTAtgctcttcactctctttcAAGCTCTAACGCTCTTGGTCATCAGCGCCATGGCACTATCCCCACGAGACGCCATTCACACAAACGATATCGATCGATATGACACGTTTATCAAAGATTTGGAATTGATGGACGACCATTTCCTCGACATGTACTTGAACAACGGCACGGTCACTATCGACGTCTATCAACACCCTTCGAACGATCTTACCAGAACCGAGCTTTTTGCTCCAAGCTCCAATGCACAGCAATACTTTGACCAAGAAAAGGCCGCTGCCGATGAGATCCTTGGATCGGGATCAGACTCCCAAGGCGACAAATCTTTGGCAGAGCGAGGCCCATGCGGCGCTGGCCCAGGACCGCATCCCGACGCGAGATCCGAGGATTCTGTCGGCTTGGAGAAGCGGCGCTCAAACTGTTTTCAATTCTGCGGCACAATTGCCAACTGCCGCGGAAATAATGGGTGTCCACACTGCTACGCGGTTCGACAAGGCTGTCTTTGGCAGAAATGGTGTCGCTGAGCACAGGCTTGTTTCCTCCTTTCCTCACGGTGGACCAATGTGCGTTGGTTAGGTTTCCGCCGTCTTTTATTTAGCAAAGCAACAAATAAAAGCCCTTCGCAGCCTAACATGTTATAAACTGCATACTACATAGTATCTGTATCTGCGAATACAAATGACGTCAATTTTAATGGCTGTGTTCTTCCTTATGCCTGTAGTACTTTAACTGCTAGTAAACAATTGTGTTGTAATTTACGCACAGCTGTTTCAAGCTTAGTTTTAATACGTTATATAcatttataattaatattgTTATATTGTCATAATACTCTAGTATCctaaagttaattaaaattttattaatgTTTTAGACGGGCTGTTAGATGTACCAGTATTCACTTCAGTAGGACAAAGTGGTCACTTCACTTTTGCTAAGTGGTCTGTTCACCATAGGCATT encodes:
- a CDS encoding uncharacterized protein (EggNog:ENOG41) — its product is MALSPRDAIHTNDIDRYDTFIKDLELMDDHFLDMYLNNGTVTIDVYQHPSNDLTRTELFAPSSNAQQYFDQEKAAADEILGSGSDSQGDKSLAERGPCGAGPGPHPDARSEDSVGLEKRRSNCFQFCGTIANCRGNNGCPHCYAVRQGCLWQKWCR
- a CDS encoding uncharacterized protein (EggNog:ENOG41) — translated: MEAFLRRHLGKLNVITEEPNTLAYTSALLAPSTSCRVHVNLTRASIDAQYLHNISLKVGRVLRSKTFYSAKDIPCFRNQTHLTDSELLRLYNDVRKAGKWKLENLEWTYVPTLGYQNGNGPSDKSQSDKVAAWISSLRFSISPKYRLQATFCTKHVARSYSLLFRIHITGVYVEMVDFEAPLQVVFPPTEMLDSHSFAHEAN